CGCGGCGCACGCTGGCTGGTCGAGACCGGGGGCGGCACGGCGGTGGACTGCCGCGCCGTGGTGATCGCCGCCGGCGGCGGCGCATTCGGGCCGAACCGGCCGCCGCTGGCCGGGATCGAGGCCTACGAGGGCGAGAGCGTGCACTATCTGGTCGCGCGCCGCGAGCTCTTCGACGGCCGGCGCCTGGTGATCGCCGGCGGCGGCGACTCGGCGGTGGACTGGGCGCTGGCGCTCAGCGACACGGCGGAGAAGATCTATCTGGTGCACCGCCGCGACAAGTTTCGGGCGGCGCCGGAGAGCGTCGCCCGGCTCGGGCGTCTGTGCGATGCGGGCGGCACGGTCGAGAAGGTGATCCCCTTTCAGCTGCACGCCCTCGAGGGCCGCGACGGCCGCCTCGAGACCGTCGTCGTGCGCTCGTTCGACGGCGCGGAGCGCCGTCTGACGGCCGACCACCTGCTCGCCTTCTTCGGACTCTCGATGGACCTGGGGCCGATCGCCCGCTGGGGCCTCGGCCTCGACCGCGACCTCGTCAAGGTCGATCCGGCGACCTGCGAGACCTCGGAGCCCGGGGTCTTCGCGATCGGCGACATCAACAGCTACCCGGGCAAGCTCAAGCTGATCCTGACCGGATTCAGCGAGGCGGCCATGGCGGCGCACGCGATCTACCCGCTGGTCCATCCCGGGAAGGCGCTGCACTGGGAGTATTCCACGACCAAGGGCCTGCCGGACCAGCGTTAGGCCCGACAGCGGTCTATTCCGCCGCGGCCTCGCCGACCTGGCGCAGGGGCAGGTGGCAGGTCACCTTGGTCCCGCTGTTCGGGGCCGAGTCGAGCTCGACCCAGCCGTCGTGCAGCTCGATCAGGCTCTTGACCAGGGAGAGGCCGAGCCCGGCGCCGGCTTGGCGCCCCTGGCCGATGCCGCGCTCGAACTTGTCGAACACCTGGGTCTGCTGGTCCAGGGGAATGCCGATGCCGGTGTCGGTCACGGTGATCAGCATCTCGTCGCCCGCGCTGTGCGCTCCGATCACGATCTTGCCGCCCTCGGGCGTGAACTTGAGGGCGTTGGACAGCAGGTTGTAGAGCGCCTGTTTGAGCCGGCGCTCGTCGGCCATGATCTTCTCGACGTTCGGCCCGCAGTCGACCGTCAGCTCGATCCCCCGGCTCCGCGCCCGCTCGTGGCCCAGGGTGTGAATCGCCTCGAGGACCGTCGCCAGCTCGACCGGCACCAGGTCGAGGCGCAGGTAGCCGGCCTCGATCGTCGCCAGGTCGAGAATGTCGTTGATCAGCGCGAGCAGGCGCTGGGATGACTCGACGATGGCGCGGCTGTACTCGAGCTGCCGCTCGTTCAACTCGCCGAAGAACTTGTTCTCCAGGATCTCGGCGAAGCCGACGATGGCGTTGAGCGGCGTGCGCAGCTCGTAGGAGATGTTGGCGAGGAACTCCGACTTCAGGCGGTCGGTGGTTTCCAGAGCCTCGTTGCGCTCCCTCAGCGCCCGCTCGACCCGGATCGAGTCGGTGACGTCGAGGAAGGTGAAGAGCGAGGCGCCGTCGGGCAGGGGCACCTGCGCCCAGTCGACCACCGAGCCGTCGGCCCGCTCCTGGCGCCCGTCGAGGCCGCCGGCCTCGGTGATCTGCGCGACGCTCTGCTCGATGAAGGTCGGCCAGTCGTCGTCCGAGACGTCGAAGAACTTGCGCGTCCGGGCGGTCACCTCCCGGGCGTGGGGCTCGGACTCCAGAAGCCTCTTGGGCAGTTTCCAGATCCGCGCGAAGCCGGGGTTCCAGAGCTTGAGCCGCCCGTCCACGCCGTAGACCGCGACGCCCTCGTAGAGATTGTTCAGGGTTTCCCGCTGGACCGCGATCAGCGTGTTGTAGGAGCGCTCGAGCGCCAGGCGGTCGGTCACGTCCTCGTAGGTCAGGAGCACGCCGCCGAAGGGGTGGGGCGAGCCCAGGACCCGCAGGGTCGAGCCGTCCGGCAGGTGCATCAGCTCCTCCATGGGCTCGATCAGCGTGCTGAACAGCTTGAGCCGTTCGGCCTTGTAGGCGGGAAAGTCCGGCTGCTCAGGCAGGCGCCGGTTCTCGCGCAGCATCTCCATGACGTCGTTGTGATGGGGCTCCTCGGCGAGCTTGCTCTCGTCGACTCGCCAGAGCTGGGCATAGGCGCTGTTGTAGAACTTGAGGCGCATGTCGGGGCCCCAGATCGTGATTGCCGTGCCCAGGTTCTCCAGAACCTCGGCGTGGGCCTGGATATGGCGCTCCAGCTGGACCTCGAGCTCCTCGGCGTCGGTGCGGTCGACGGCGGTGCCGGCGGTGCCCTCGGCGAGGCCCTGCTCGGACAGCTCGAGCAGGCGGCGCTCGCCCGACACGACGACGTGGAGCCGCGCGCTGTCCAGCTCCACCTCGTCCCGCGCCTTGCGCGCGAGGTCCAGGCTGACGTTGGCCAGCGCCGTGTCCGGCAGCTCGATGCCCTCGGCCAGAACCTCGTCGCGCGGCCGGTCGACGGCGCGGGCGTAGGCGAGGTTGCAGTAGACCAGCGAGAGGTCGGCGCCGCGGCGCCAGACCGGCAGGGGCAGGGCGTCGAGCAGCTGGGCGTGCTCGTCGCGCTCGGCGCAGGCCGCGGCCACCGCCTCGGAGGAGTCGGTGACGTCGGTGAACCAGAGCACGTTGCAGCCCTGGGTCCCGCCTTCGGACGACCAGGCGCCTTCGACCCGGAACACCCGGCCGCGGTCGCGCCGGCGGACCGTCTCCAGGAAGCTGCTGCCGCTCGAGCGCAGGGTGTCGACCGCGCCGCTCAACCGCTTCTCGTCTTCGGGGTCGAGCGCGGCCAGGACGTCCTCGAAGCTCGGCCGCGCATCCTCGGGCAGACCGAGCAGGCGGTGCAGCCAGGGCGAGGAAGCGATCACCGACTCGTCGTCGTGGATCACGTAGTAGCCGGCCGGCGCGACCGACAGGGCCGCCTTGCCGGACACGGTCTCGTGCATCAGCCTGCGGGTCGCCAGGACCTCGGCCCGGCTGCGGTGGGCGAACCAGCCGGCGACGGCCGCGCATCCGATGCCGGCCGCGGCGAGGATCCACTCAACGCTCACGGCCGCTCCTTCGCGAGCCGGCTTCGTTCAACTCTTGCCTGTGCCGGAAATCTTCGGCCATTCATTCCGCCCCGCCGGGGGTTTCCTTGGGTGCGCGCGATGCCGACGGCGCCGAGTTTAGGCCAAAGCGCTTATGCAAAACAAGCTCACCCTCGGAGGCCGCGGCCGCCGGGTCATGCTCGACGCATAGCGTTAAAGGAGGGTTCACGTCAGGGCGGCGGCCGCGTCTTCGGCCGCGCGCCCCCAAGAACAGCAAGCGTGAGGGCCTGTTCTAGTAGCGGTAGCCGTCGGTCTTGTAGGGGCCTTCCACCGGGACGCCGAAGTAGTGCGCCTGCTTGTCGGTCAGGGTGGTCAGCTTGGCGCCGATCTTCGACAGGTGCAGGGCCGCGACCTTCTCGTCCAGGTGCTTGGGCAGCACATAGACCTGCTTCTCGTACTTCTCGGCGTTGTTCCAGAGCTCGATCTGAGCCAGCACCTGGTTGGTGAAGGACGCGCTCATGACGAAGCTGGGGTGACCCGTGGCGCAGCCCAGGTTGACCAGCCGGCCCTCGGCGAGCAGCAGGATGCGCTTGCCGTCGGGGAACTCGATCTCGTCGACCTGGGGCTTGATGTTGTTCCACTTGTGGTTCTTGAGCGCCGCCACCTCGATCTCGTTGTCGAAGTGGCCGATGTTGCAGACCACCGCGCGGTCCTTCATCGCCCGCATGTGCTCGATGGTGATGATGTCGGTATTGCCTGTCGCCGAGACGAAGATGTCGGCGACCGGCGCCGCGTCCTCCATGGTGACCACGTCGTAGCCCTCCATGGCGGCCTGCAGCGCGCAGATCGGATCGATCTCGGTGACCATGACCCGGCAGCCGGCGTTGCGCAGCGACGCGCTCGAGCCCTTTCCCACGTCGCCGTAACCGGCGACCACGGCGACCTTGCCGGCAAGCATCAGGTCGGTGGCCCGCCGGATGCCGTCGACCAGGCTTTCGCGGCAGCCGTAGATGTTGTCGAACTTCGACTTGGTGACTGAGTCGTTGACGTTGATGCAGGGCACGGCGAGGGAGCCCTCCTGGGCCATCTCGTAGAGCCGCTTGACGCCCGTGGTGGTCTCCTCCGAGAGACCGCGCACCTCCTTCATCAGCTCCGGATGCTTCTCGTGCATGACCGCCGTCAGGTCACCGCCGTCGTCGAGCAACATGTTGGGCGTCCAGCCGTCCGGGCCCGTGATCGTCTGCTCGATGCACCACCAGTACTCCTCCTCGGTCTCGCCCTTCCAGGCGAAGACCGGGACGCCGCTGGCCGCCATGGCCGCCGCCGCCTGGTCCTGGGTCGAGAAGATGTTGCACGACGACCAGCGCACCGTGGCGCCCAGCGCCGTCAGGGTCTCGATGAGCACCGCCGTCTGGATCGTCATGTGCAGGCAGCCGATGATCCGCGCGCCCTTGAGTGGCTGGGCCTCGCCGTACTCTTCGCGCACCGCCATCAGGCCAGGCATCTCGGTTTCGGCCAGGCTGATCTCCTTGCGGCCCATCTCGGCCAAGGAGATATCGGCGACCTTGTAATCGCTGAACGCGCTCATGCTCTGCATCCCTTCTGTGCGGGCCCTCAGGCTGGACCGTGTATCAGGGGCGACATGACGCGGCAAGGCCGGAAACCAAAGGCGCCCCGCGTGATTTACGCGGGGCGCCTTTGGTTGGATCGGGGTGCTGCGGTGCGGGCTAGCTGCGGTCGCCCCACTCGCCGCCGCCGTCCGGTTCCGCCGGGTTGGGCAGCCCGCTGGTCACCGGCAGGCTGCCGGGATCGACCGCGTCGGGCTGCGGCGGCTTGGCAGTCTTCTTCCTAGGCCGCCGCTTGGCGGGCTTCGCCTTGGGCTTCGGCGGCGGCGGCATCGCCATGCCGCCGTTGATCCGGTCATAGCTCAGCTCGTCGAGCAGCTGGATCGAGCGACGTGACGGGGCCGAATGCAGGCTCTCGGGCACCCGCGCCTCGGGCTTGGCTTCGGCGCCGACCCCGGTCAGACGCCCGACCACCAGGTTCAGCACGAAGTCGCAGAAGCGGTCGCTGAAGCCGGAGAGGAAGGCGATCAGCCACATGACCTCCTGGGAGCCCAGGGTCGAGATCGGGATCTGGCTGCTCGACAGGATCAGGGTGCCCTTGATCATGAGGTAGACGATGGTGCCCATCACCATGCCGGTGACCGGCCGGGCGCACAGCCAGCGCAACGGCTCGTCCAGGTCGTCGGCCTTGTTGAAGCGGTAGAGCATTGCGGCGAGGGAGCCGATCAGGCTCCACAGCACGATGGTCACGGGCACCGAGAGGATCGGGATGATCCAGTTCTTGTCGATGCCGGCCTGATTGCCATAGGCGACCAGTCCGGCGATCACGAAGAGCGCCCCGATGCTGCCCAGGATGCCCTGGCCGCGCGACTTGCGCCGGTGCTCGGTACGGTTGATCGCCTTGTCGAGGACGGTCTGGAACTGCTGCAGATTGAGCTCCAGGACGCGCAGGTCCTGGACCGAGCGCGCCTCGTAGGCGGCGGCCCCCTGGTCGATCAGGTAGGGGATCAGGATGTTGGGGATCATCTTGGTCAGCGCCGTGTCGCTGCTGACCTTGAAGAAGGTCTCGCTCTGCAGCATGGCGATGCGGTTGAGCAGCTGCTGGCGCTGCTGCTCGACCTTGCCGCCGACCTGAGAGTTGGGGAGGCTGCGATAGGCCTGCTTGGCAGCGCGGAACCGCTCGATCAGTACCTCGTCGATGTCCCGCGCCATATCGGAGCCGACAAGGCTCCTGTTAAGCTGGCTCAAGAGAACCGTTTGTATGTCCGTCATCCGGCGCCACCTTTTCGGCTTGCCGGCGGGGCCGACACGTCCTGGTCGATGCCCGCCGCTGGAAAACGTGGCGATTATGGGGCGGATTTATAATGAAGAAGTTAACCTAAAAACGTTTTAGGCTAACCAGACTATAGACGTACATAGCATTGATAAGAAGGGAATTCTTTTTGAGATACCGGGGCGAGAGCTGCAGCCAGGGGTAGTCCGACCATACTATTTGTTGCGCCGGCCGCGCAGGCCCTAGTGGGCCTGGGCCCAGGTTTCGCCGACGCCGGCGTCCGCCACCAGGGGCACCGAGAGCGTGACAGCCGGGCCGGCCGCCTGCTCCATCACCCGGCGCACCAGGGCCGAGGTCTCCTCGACCTCGCCGGCCGGGCATTCGAACAGCAGCTCGTCGTGCACCTGCAGCAGCATGCGCGCGGCCAGCCCGGCCTCGGCCAGGGCCGGCGGGATCCTGATCATGGCGCGCTTGATGATGTCGGCGGCGGCGCCCTGGATCGGCGCATTGATCGCAGCCCGCTCGCCGAACCCGCGGCGCGCCGGGTTCTTCTCGCGGATCGCCGGCACGTGGACTTTGCGGCCGAACAGCGTGGTGACGAAGCCCGTCTCGCGGGCCTGCTTGCGCATGCGGTCCATGTAGTCCCGGATACCGGGATAGCGCTCGAAGTAGGCGTCGATATAGGCCTTGGCCTCGGACCGCTCGATGCCGAGGTTGTTCGCCAGGCCGAAGGCCGAGATGCCGTAGATGATGCCGAAATTGATCGCCTTGGCCTGGCGCCGGACCATGGGGTCCATGCCCTCGACCGGCACGCCGAAGACCTGGCTGGCGGTGATCGCGTGGATGTCCTGGCCCTCGTGGAAGGCCTGCTTCAGGGGCGCGACGTCGGCGATGTGGGCGGCGAGGCGCAGCTCGATCTGGCTGTAGTCGACCGAGAGCAGCGCCATGCCCGGCTCGGCGATGAAGGCCTGGCGGATCCTGCGCCCCTCCTCGGTGCGGACCGGGATGTTCTGCAGGTTGGGGTCGTTCGACGAGAGCCGCCCGGTCGACGCGACGGCCTGGCTGTAGGAGGTATGGACCCGTCCGGTCTCCGGATTGATCTGGTCCTGCAGGGCGTCGGTGTAGGTCGACTTGAGCTTGGTCAGCTGGCGCCAGTCGAGGACCCGCCCGGGCAGGTCGTGGCCCTGGGCCGCGAGGCTCTCGAGGATATCGGCACCGGTCGCGTAGGCGCCGGTCTTGGTCTTCTTGCCGCCCTCCAGGCCCATCTCGTCGAACAGAATCTCGCCCAGCTGCTTGGGCGATCCGATGGTGAAGGGCCGGCCGGCTAGGCCGTGGATCTCGGCCTCGAGCTCGGCGGCCCGTTGGGCGAAGTCGTTGGACAGGCGCCGCAGCGCCTCGCGGTCGACTTTGACGCCCGCTCGCTCCATGGCGGCCAGGACCGGGACCAGGGGGCGCTCCAGGGTCTCGTAGACCGTGACCAGGCGCTCGGCCAGGAGGCGCGGTTTCAGGGCGCGGTGCAGGCGCAGCGTGATGTCGGCGTCCTCGGCGGCGTAGTCGCGCGCCTTCTCCAGGGGCACCCGGTCGAAGGTTACCTGGCTGCGCCCGCTGCCGGCGACGTCCTTGAACTTGATGGTCTTGTGGCCGAGGTGCTGCTCGGCCAGCTCGTCCATGCCGTGGTTGTGCAGCCCGCCGTCGAGCGCGTAGGACAGCAGCATGGTGTCGTCGATCGTCGCCATCTCGATGCCGGCCCGGGCGAGCACGATCATGTCGTACTTGATGTTCTGGCCGATCTTGAGCACCGAGCCGTCCTCGAGCAGGGGCTTGAGCAGTCCGAGCGCCTGGTCCCGGCCGATCTGTCCGGCGACCAGGCCGGCGCCGCCCTCGAGCGCAAGCTCGCCGTCCTCCTGGGCGTGGCGGTGGCCGAAGGGGATGTAGCAGGCCCGGCCGGGCGCCAGCGCCAGGGAGACGCCGACCAGCTCGGCGCGCATGGCGTTGAGCCCGGTGGTCTCGGTGTCAACCGCGACCCAGCCCTGGGCCAGGGCCTCGGCCACCCAGCCCTTCAGCGCGGCGGCGTCGTCGACCAGCTCGTAGCCCGGCGCCGGGCCGGGCTCGGCGGCCTCCGGGGCGGCGGCCTCGCCCAGGATGTCCGGCAGGCGGGCGATGACCGAGCGAAACTCGTACTTCTCGAGGAAGCTCTTCAGGGGGTCCGCATGGGGCGTCCTCAGGCCGAAGCTGTCGATCGGCGCATCGATGGCGACGTCGTCCTTGAGCTCGACCAGGCGGCGGCTGATCCGGGCCTGTTCAGCGAACTCGATCAGGTTCTGGCGGCGCTTGGGCTGCTTGATCTCTTCGGCCCGCTCGAGCAGCTCGTCGAGATCGCCGTAGGCCTCGATCAGCTGGGCGGCGGTTTTCACGCCGATGCCCGGCACGCCGGGCACGTTGTCGACCGAGTCGCCGGCCAGGGCCTGCACGTCGACCACCTTCTCGGGCGGCACGCCGAACTTCTCGACCACCTCGTCGGGGCCGATCGGCCGGTTCTTCATCGGGTCGAGCATGGCGACGCCCTCGCCGACCAGCTGCATCAGGTCCTTGTCCGAGGAGACGATCGTGACCTCTATGCCGCGTTCGCGGGCCAGCTTGGCGTAGGTCGCGATCAGGTCGTCCGCCTCGTAGCCCTCCATCTCGATCGACGGCAGATTGAGCGCCCGGGTCGCCTCGCGGACCATGGCGAACTGGGGCTTGAGGTCGTCCGGCGGCTCGTCCCGGTTGGCCTTGTAGTCGGGATAGAAGTCGTTGCGGAAAGAGGTGCCGCTGGCGTCGAAGATGACCGCGATGCCGTCGGCGTCGCTCTCGCGCAGCAGCTTGATCAGCATGTTGGTGAAGCCGAAGGCCGCGTTGGTCGGCACGCCGGCCGTCGTGCTGCGCGGCGGGATCGCGTAGTAGGCCCGGAATATGTAACCGGAGCCGTCGATCAGATAGAGATGTTTGATGGGGGCCGCGCCGTCGTCCATGACAGGCGAGAGCATGCAGCAGGACCTGGGAGGAGTCGAGCGCTCGATTGGCCGCGTCCGGCGGGCCCCTTACGACTGCTCTAGGCTCCGCTGGCCGTTCCTGCGCCCGCGGTCTCGGCCGCGCCCCGAGGTTCGGCGAGCGCCTCGTCCTGCTTGAGGATGTAGCGGCAGCCGCAGTAGGGGCAGTCGATCTGGCCCTTGCCCTCCATGTTGAGGAACACCCGCGGGTGGCCGAGCGGCCCGTCGCCGCCGTCGCAGGCGAAGATCTCGGTGTCGATGTACTTGATGTCCGCTGGTTCCATCACGCCGCCCCGCCTCGCCGATTTCCGGGCCTGCGCCGGTCCCCCGCCGCTTGGTTGACCCTCCGTAGGCCGGATGATACCGATTGCCTCGTCGCGATCAACGATTTGAACGATTTGCCCGCTTCCGGCCGAGCCTCCATGTCCACCCTCCCAGAACAGGGCCTCGCAGGTCCGGGCGCCTCGGCGCCGGACGGCTCCGCCGCTCTGCCGGACCAGGCGGTCGAGGTCGTCGGGCTCAACAAGACCTACCGCGGCACGGGGCGGACCGGCCCGCTTCAGGCGCTGACCGACGTCGACCTGGCGATTCCGCGCGGCTCGCTGTTCGGGCTTCTCGGCCCCAACGGGGCGGGCAAATCGACCCTGATCAACATCCTGGCCGGTCTGGTCAACAAGACCAGCGGAACCGCCCGGATCTGGGGCTACGACATCGACCGGGCGGCGCGCCAGTCGCGCGCGGCGATCGGCGTGGTGCCCCAGGAGCTCAACATCGACCCCTTCTTTACGCCGCGCGAGCTGCTCGAGTTGCAGGCCGGCCTCTACGCTGTGCCTCGCCGGGAGCGGCGCACCGACGAGATCCTCGCGGCGCTCGGCCTGGCCGACAAGGCCCGGGCCTACGCCCGCACGCTCTCCGGCGGCATGCGCCGGCGCCTGATGGTGGCCAAGGCCATGGTCCACAACCCGCCGGTCCTGGTGCTCGACGAGCCGACCGCCGGGGTCGACATCGAGCTGCGCCAGCAGCTCTGGGCCCAGGTGCGCGAGCTGAACCGCCGGGGCACCACGATCCTCCTCACCACTCACTATCTCGAGGAGGCGGAGGAGCTCTGCGACCGCATCGCGATCATCAACCATGGCCGCGTGGTCGCCTGCGACACGACCCGCGCGCTGCTCAGGCGGCTGGACAACAAGACCCTGACCCTCGTGCTGGCAGAGGCGGTGACAGAAGTGCCCGAGCCGCTCAAGGCCTTTCACCCCGAAATCGTCGAGCCGGGCCGCCTGCTGTTCCACTACCGCACTCGCCAGAGCCCGGTGAACGAGATCCTCGGCGTCGTCGCCGGCACCGACCTGACCGTGACCGACGTCTCGACGGAGGAGACCGACCTGGAAGACCTCTTCCTGCAGCTCACTCGCGGCGCCCACGAAGAAGGGGCCGAGCGGAGCGAGGGCGGCCGTGGGCCGTAAGGTGAGAAGCTGGGCCCTTCTCCTGGTCCTGCTCCTCCTTGGCTGCGCGTCGCACATGCCGCCCGGTCCCGGGACGACGGTGCCGACGCTGCAGGACAAGACCTTCGTGACCAGCGACGGCACGCCCCTGCCGCTGCGCCGCTGGGAGCCCCCAGCCAAAAGCCGGCCCAAGGGTCCGCAGTCCGAGAGCCAGAATAGCGAGAACCCCAGGGGCGTCATCCTGGCCGTTCACGGGTTCAACGACTACGCCGAGATCTTCGATCTGCCGGCCAGCTGGTTCGCCGAGCGCGGCTTCCTGGTCTACGCCTACGACCAACGCGGTTTCGGGCGGGCGCCCCACGCCGGCCTCTGGGCCGGCACCGAGCGGATGGCCGAGGATTTGGCCGACGCGCTTCGGCTGATCCGGCGCCGCCATTCGGACCGGCCGCTCTTCGTGCTCGGCGATTCCATGGGCGGAGCGCTCGCGGTGGTGACCCTGTCGAGGCAAGAGGCGCCCGAGGTCGACGGCGTGATCCTGTCCGCGCCCGCGGTCTGGGGCCGCTACACCATGCCGTTCTATCAGCGGGCCACTCTGTGGATCGTGGAGAACTTCTTCCCCTGGGTCACCGCCTCGGGGCGCGGCCTGAAGATTCAAGCCTCGGACAACATCGACGCGCTCATCAAGAAGGGCCGCGACCCCTTGGTGATCAAGAAGACCAAGGCCGTGGCGATCTCCGGCCTGACCGATCTGATGACCGAGGCGCTGACCGCCGCGCCGGATTTCCGCGCCCGGGCGCTGGTGCTCTACGGTAAGCGCGACGAGGTCATTCCCGCCGAGCCGACGCTGCTGTTCTGGCGCGGTCTGCCCGCCGCCTGCGCCCAGGACCAGCAGAAGGCGCTCTACCGCGACGGCTGGCACATGCTGCTGCACGATCTCCAGCGCGAAGTGGTCTATCGCGACATGCTGCATTGGATGGAGGCGGGCGACGGGCCGCTGCCGTCGGGCATGGACCGGGACGCCCAGGCGCGTCTGGCGGCGCTCGCCGAGGTGTCCGGGGATGCCGCCGCGGGCGCCGAGGTTGGCCCGGGCGAGGTGGTCGCGGCGGCCTGCGGCGGTCTGCCGTCGGATTAACCATTGAATCGCCGGACTAATCCCGGACGCCCTGGTTAAGTGCCTGATTCGGGACGCGGTTCCAGGCCATATGGGAAAATAATTCCCCAACATTTCTGTGACGAAACCATTGACTTTAACTGATAAATCACTATGTTGCGGCGCAGCATTCACACGAGATAGTCGAGATGGCCACGTCCAGCGAAAAAAACCAGAAACCACAGCCCGACAAGATCTACGAGGTCAAGGAGCGGAAGTGTCTCATGTGCCGTGATCCTTTCAAGAGTTCGTGGCCGGGGGAGCGCGTCTGTACGAAGTGCAAGTCCACCAACCTGTGGCGGGCGGCCTGACCCGCGCACGCGGTTCTCTGCACCCTTTCCTTCATCGATAGATCGCTGCCTGAAGAAGACCGCGCAAGCGGGAACCGTTTCCACGGTTCCGACGGCTTGCGCGTTCCGCGTCTTTAAACCGACGGTTTACGGACCGGCTTCCTTGCACTAAGGTCCCGGCGATTCACCGGCGAGGACCCGTAGCTCAGCTGGATAGAGCGCTGCCCTCCGAAGGCAGAGGTCACAGGTTCGAATCCTGTCGGGTCCGCCAGACCGCCTAGCCTCGACCCGCTTCACCGCTCCACCAGTTCTACTTATCGAAGCGCCACGGCCCTTCGTGGCGGATCAGGTCGGACACGGTGAAGTCGACCTGGTGCTCGTCGAGGAAGGCGTTGACCCAGGCGAGCAGTTCGAAGCGTCCCGGCGGGACGGCGATGGCGATCCGGTCGCGCAGGCCCTCGAGCGTGCAGTAGCGCAGCCGAATCCTGGCGGCGGGATTGGTCGAGAGGAACCAACGCGCCGAGAGCTCCCCTTGCAGCGACAGGGCGATCTCCCCGTCGCGCACCGCCCGCAGCAGCTGTTCGGACTCGTCGAACGCGCGGACCTTGAGGTCGGGAAGCCTGTTGCGCAGTTCGG
This genomic interval from Kiloniellales bacterium contains the following:
- a CDS encoding NAD(P)/FAD-dependent oxidoreductase → MAQQVQETDVAVIGAGPVGLFAVFELGMLQIRCHVIDALDAVGGQCRALYPEKPIYDIPGQPVIMAGDLVERLERQAAPFAPVYHLGQTVTGLTRRGARWLVETGGGTAVDCRAVVIAAGGGAFGPNRPPLAGIEAYEGESVHYLVARRELFDGRRLVIAGGGDSAVDWALALSDTAEKIYLVHRRDKFRAAPESVARLGRLCDAGGTVEKVIPFQLHALEGRDGRLETVVVRSFDGAERRLTADHLLAFFGLSMDLGPIARWGLGLDRDLVKVDPATCETSEPGVFAIGDINSYPGKLKLILTGFSEAAMAAHAIYPLVHPGKALHWEYSTTKGLPDQR
- a CDS encoding PAS-domain containing protein, with protein sequence MSVEWILAAAGIGCAAVAGWFAHRSRAEVLATRRLMHETVSGKAALSVAPAGYYVIHDDESVIASSPWLHRLLGLPEDARPSFEDVLAALDPEDEKRLSGAVDTLRSSGSSFLETVRRRDRGRVFRVEGAWSSEGGTQGCNVLWFTDVTDSSEAVAAACAERDEHAQLLDALPLPVWRRGADLSLVYCNLAYARAVDRPRDEVLAEGIELPDTALANVSLDLARKARDEVELDSARLHVVVSGERRLLELSEQGLAEGTAGTAVDRTDAEELEVQLERHIQAHAEVLENLGTAITIWGPDMRLKFYNSAYAQLWRVDESKLAEEPHHNDVMEMLRENRRLPEQPDFPAYKAERLKLFSTLIEPMEELMHLPDGSTLRVLGSPHPFGGVLLTYEDVTDRLALERSYNTLIAVQRETLNNLYEGVAVYGVDGRLKLWNPGFARIWKLPKRLLESEPHAREVTARTRKFFDVSDDDWPTFIEQSVAQITEAGGLDGRQERADGSVVDWAQVPLPDGASLFTFLDVTDSIRVERALRERNEALETTDRLKSEFLANISYELRTPLNAIVGFAEILENKFFGELNERQLEYSRAIVESSQRLLALINDILDLATIEAGYLRLDLVPVELATVLEAIHTLGHERARSRGIELTVDCGPNVEKIMADERRLKQALYNLLSNALKFTPEGGKIVIGAHSAGDEMLITVTDTGIGIPLDQQTQVFDKFERGIGQGRQAGAGLGLSLVKSLIELHDGWVELDSAPNSGTKVTCHLPLRQVGEAAAE
- the ahcY gene encoding adenosylhomocysteinase encodes the protein MSAFSDYKVADISLAEMGRKEISLAETEMPGLMAVREEYGEAQPLKGARIIGCLHMTIQTAVLIETLTALGATVRWSSCNIFSTQDQAAAAMAASGVPVFAWKGETEEEYWWCIEQTITGPDGWTPNMLLDDGGDLTAVMHEKHPELMKEVRGLSEETTTGVKRLYEMAQEGSLAVPCINVNDSVTKSKFDNIYGCRESLVDGIRRATDLMLAGKVAVVAGYGDVGKGSSASLRNAGCRVMVTEIDPICALQAAMEGYDVVTMEDAAPVADIFVSATGNTDIITIEHMRAMKDRAVVCNIGHFDNEIEVAALKNHKWNNIKPQVDEIEFPDGKRILLLAEGRLVNLGCATGHPSFVMSASFTNQVLAQIELWNNAEKYEKQVYVLPKHLDEKVAALHLSKIGAKLTTLTDKQAHYFGVPVEGPYKTDGYRY
- the polA gene encoding DNA polymerase I, with translation MLSPVMDDGAAPIKHLYLIDGSGYIFRAYYAIPPRSTTAGVPTNAAFGFTNMLIKLLRESDADGIAVIFDASGTSFRNDFYPDYKANRDEPPDDLKPQFAMVREATRALNLPSIEMEGYEADDLIATYAKLARERGIEVTIVSSDKDLMQLVGEGVAMLDPMKNRPIGPDEVVEKFGVPPEKVVDVQALAGDSVDNVPGVPGIGVKTAAQLIEAYGDLDELLERAEEIKQPKRRQNLIEFAEQARISRRLVELKDDVAIDAPIDSFGLRTPHADPLKSFLEKYEFRSVIARLPDILGEAAAPEAAEPGPAPGYELVDDAAALKGWVAEALAQGWVAVDTETTGLNAMRAELVGVSLALAPGRACYIPFGHRHAQEDGELALEGGAGLVAGQIGRDQALGLLKPLLEDGSVLKIGQNIKYDMIVLARAGIEMATIDDTMLLSYALDGGLHNHGMDELAEQHLGHKTIKFKDVAGSGRSQVTFDRVPLEKARDYAAEDADITLRLHRALKPRLLAERLVTVYETLERPLVPVLAAMERAGVKVDREALRRLSNDFAQRAAELEAEIHGLAGRPFTIGSPKQLGEILFDEMGLEGGKKTKTGAYATGADILESLAAQGHDLPGRVLDWRQLTKLKSTYTDALQDQINPETGRVHTSYSQAVASTGRLSSNDPNLQNIPVRTEEGRRIRQAFIAEPGMALLSVDYSQIELRLAAHIADVAPLKQAFHEGQDIHAITASQVFGVPVEGMDPMVRRQAKAINFGIIYGISAFGLANNLGIERSEAKAYIDAYFERYPGIRDYMDRMRKQARETGFVTTLFGRKVHVPAIREKNPARRGFGERAAINAPIQGAAADIIKRAMIRIPPALAEAGLAARMLLQVHDELLFECPAGEVEETSALVRRVMEQAAGPAVTLSVPLVADAGVGETWAQAH
- a CDS encoding zinc-finger domain-containing protein, with product MEPADIKYIDTEIFACDGGDGPLGHPRVFLNMEGKGQIDCPYCGCRYILKQDEALAEPRGAAETAGAGTASGA
- a CDS encoding ABC transporter ATP-binding protein, with the protein product MSTLPEQGLAGPGASAPDGSAALPDQAVEVVGLNKTYRGTGRTGPLQALTDVDLAIPRGSLFGLLGPNGAGKSTLINILAGLVNKTSGTARIWGYDIDRAARQSRAAIGVVPQELNIDPFFTPRELLELQAGLYAVPRRERRTDEILAALGLADKARAYARTLSGGMRRRLMVAKAMVHNPPVLVLDEPTAGVDIELRQQLWAQVRELNRRGTTILLTTHYLEEAEELCDRIAIINHGRVVACDTTRALLRRLDNKTLTLVLAEAVTEVPEPLKAFHPEIVEPGRLLFHYRTRQSPVNEILGVVAGTDLTVTDVSTEETDLEDLFLQLTRGAHEEGAERSEGGRGP
- a CDS encoding alpha/beta hydrolase — protein: MRSWALLLVLLLLGCASHMPPGPGTTVPTLQDKTFVTSDGTPLPLRRWEPPAKSRPKGPQSESQNSENPRGVILAVHGFNDYAEIFDLPASWFAERGFLVYAYDQRGFGRAPHAGLWAGTERMAEDLADALRLIRRRHSDRPLFVLGDSMGGALAVVTLSRQEAPEVDGVILSAPAVWGRYTMPFYQRATLWIVENFFPWVTASGRGLKIQASDNIDALIKKGRDPLVIKKTKAVAISGLTDLMTEALTAAPDFRARALVLYGKRDEVIPAEPTLLFWRGLPAACAQDQQKALYRDGWHMLLHDLQREVVYRDMLHWMEAGDGPLPSGMDRDAQARLAALAEVSGDAAAGAEVGPGEVVAAACGGLPSD